aattataaACAACAGCACCAAATAGCATCATCAAATTTGCTTTGtcaattgttttattttttacTTGTTGTCCTGTAGATTCATAGATTTTAATGAGCAAAATGATATAAAAACGACTAAAACCCAGAATTTGGTATATACAAATGATACTATACTCCTTATATTTTCTCtcataaataaatttgtaatttattaaatacGGCCttcttaatatttaatatcatAGATTCCTTTGACTCTGAAATACTTCTAGCATTAGATTTCGCATATTAGTTATTTTTTATGCATGTTTTCtcatcatttgataaattgaagagTTAATATACAGTCATACATGCAGTTCCGATAAAGCTTTGTTACTGAAAACTAACCCCGAATTATCCGAGCAGCAAGAATTCCTATTACAGAGCAAATTTCTACGTGTACATGCATGCATAAATGATGACAAAATAAAAGTGCTTTTTATTGAAAGGTATGGAGAATAAAATGTTCCACATCCAAAAAAAACAATCACATTTCATTGATAAGGACTTACCAAAAACGATACAATTCGTCTTTCCGGATCTTAAATAAAGTTCTCAAGTTTTttctaaataaattaatgagCAATTTCTCCTAATCTCTAGGACAGTTTCTCTTGGGCAGAATTTCCGGTTACTACAGAAAATTAAGGCTTTCATAGCtctaaaaataatataaattcggttatcattatcttaATAACCGGATTCATATGCCTCTGTTCATAATCTAGGCATTATTAGGTAATAATGTTTACAAATGTTCTTTATGGAAAGTTTTCGTAAAATCCTGCATAGTTAGATAATACCTCTTTCATGTTGTTCATACATCATAAAAAAATACTCGTAATTACAACCGCGTATCTCTTAAACTAGCAGTCAAACATCAATTCTATATATGAAGTCAATATGATCAAGTCCTGAGGTCAATCTTAACGAATTATGCACTGGCAGTATGTGTCATCTTGCGTAGCTATCTTTagtaaaaaattgatgCTTAGGtatttaattaaaattataattctgAATATGTATTATCAGAGTATGGCAATATCAATGCACATTGTTTAAACTTCTCCGCGAATATACAATGAACTTTAAATTTCGGAATTTAGAATAAGATTGGGGTTTAATTTATGCGGTCGATCGAATAGCAGCACCATCTAATTGGGTAATTCCGTTACCATTACTGGAGAGAATAAAATGTGGCTAGAATTTAGgaaatcaaaaagaattacTATAAATATAACTAGTATTCCTTAAATTTTACCTAagtttatttttcattaatcaaGGTAtgaaatcttcttcaatagtTAGAACTTTAATTGCCTTAGCAGGTTCTGTATCTGGGTTAACCATTTCGGAACCAACAGTTCAGAATGGTGCAATAAATTTAGGCCTTAGAATTGGAGACGATTTAGATATCAATTCGGATGCATATCTTACCATTATTAATGCTATCCTTTCAGCTGATGTTGGTGTTGGTAGCATTAATAACAATGGTggattttatttcaagTATGATGGTGGTATTGCTGCAGTTTCAGCGGCCGTAGCTACTGGTGACATTGGCAATGAAGGTACCATCGTGTTCAGTTCAGAAACAGACAGTCTTGCAACTGTTTTGGGGTTGACTACAGCTCTtggtaaattcaaaaacgGTGCAGATGGTAAAgtatattttgattcaCAAGATGGTGTCGCATCAGTCTATGAATTAGTAGGTGTAAATGGATGGGAGAATGATGgattaatatatatgagACAATCCGACAACTTAGTTGGTACTGCACTTATTAATTCTGTTAATATTGGTGGGTTATTAAGTGGGTCCGTACTTGAAGCAACAAATGACGGCTCAATTTGTTTAGATAGTACTGCCTACACTCAACTCTTATCTATTCAAGGTGATGGATGTATGACAGTTATGAATGGTGGGTCTATTAACTCTTTGCTTGATATTGCTACAGGTGTTATTAGTCTTGATAATGACATCTATTTGGCAGATGGAAATTCTAATCTTCAAATAGGCCTTGGAAGTTTGAGTGTAGGTATTGATGGTGTTATCGATATAGGAACTGCTCCTACATATAATCTTTACGGATTTGGTGGTGGAAATGAACTTCAGATTTTAGGACTTGGAGCTATCGATGGACTTAGTAATATTCCATTACTAGGACCTGTATTAGATCTAGTTTTAAACCTAGTAAGTGGACTTGTCGGAAATGTTATTTTAGGACCAGATATTAGTTATGACAGTGATACCCAAATATTGACTGTTGACATGAATGTTTTACCCGCAGTCATAAATGCCGCCAAAACACTTGTTCCTAGACTTCCAAGTGGTATTACACTTTTGAGCTCTAAATATAGGCTTAACGGTGACTACGATAGTACTAAGTTTGAAGTTCAGGGTACAAATATTGTATACAATGGAGACGTACCAAGTCAACTGGTTCCTCAAGCTTGTACTGCTTGTACCTCAGTAACTATCCCAACTATCCCAACTGGTACAGTGACTTCAAGTACTACTTCATCCACTTCTACTGGATCTGACAACGGCTCTAGTGCTACCGGTTCTAGCAATAGTGCAACTCCAACTGGATCCGACAACGGCTCTAGTGCTACCGGTTCTAGCAATATTGCTTCTCCAACTGGATCCGACAACGGCTCTAGTGCTACCGGTTCTAGCGATAGTGCGTCTCCAACTGGATCCGACAACGGCTCTAGTGCTACCGGTTCTAGCAATATTGCATCTCCAACTGGATCTGACAACGGCTCTAGTGCTACCGGTTCTAGCAATATTGCATCTCCAACTGGATCTGACAACGGCTCTAGTGCTACCGGTTCTAGCAATATTGCATCTCCAACTGGATCTGACAACGGCTCTAGTGCTACCGGTTCTAGCGATAGTGCGTCTCCAACTGGATCTGACAACGGCTCTAGTGCTACCGGTTCTAGCGATAGTGCGTCTCCAACTGGATCCGACTACGGATCTAGTGCTACCGGTTCTAGCAATATTGCATCTCCAACTGGATCTGACAACGGCTCTAGTGCTACCGGTTCTAGCGATAGTGTGTCTCCAACTGGATCCGACTACGGATCTAGTGCTACCGGTTCTAGCAATATTGCATCTCCAACTGGATCTGACAACGGCTCTAGTGCTACCGGTTCTAGCGATAGTGCGTCTCCAACTGGATCTGACAACGGCTCTAGTGCTACCGGTTCTAGCGATAGTGTGTCTCCAACTGGATCCGACTACGGATCTAGTGCTACCGGTTCTAGCAATATTGCATCTCCAACTGGATCCAACAACGGCTCTAGTGGTTCAGGTTCTGACAACGGATCTGGTGGTTCAGATTCTGACAACGGATCTggtggttctggttctgacAACGGATCTGGTGGTTCAGGATCTGACAACGGATCTggtggttctggttctgacAACGGATCTGGTGCTACTGGTTCTGACAACGGATCTggtggttctggttctgacAACGGATCTAgtggttctggttctgacAACGGATCTggtggttctggttctgacAACGGATCTAGTGGTTCAGGATCTGACAACGGATCTggtggttctggttctgacAACGGATCTAgtggttctggttctgacAACGGATCTggtggttctggttctgacAACGGATCTGGTGCTACTGGTTCTGACAACGGATCTGGTGCTACTGGTTCTGACAATGGATCTGGTGGTTCTGGATCTGACAACGGATCTAgtggttctggttctgacAACGGATCTggtggttctggttctgacAAAGGATCTAgtggttctggttctgacAACGGATCTggtggttctggttctgacAACGGATCTGGTGCTACTGGTTCTGACAACGGATCTggtggttctggttctgacAAAGGATCTAgtggttctggttctgacAACGGATCTggtggttctggttctgacAACAGATCTGGTGCTACTGGTTCTGACAACGGATCTAGTGGTTCAGGTTCTGACAACGGATCGAGTGCCTCTTCTTCCGCAGAAGTTCCTATTGCATCAgtaaatgaaaatggtgCAAACAAAGTTGAATTAGGAgctttatttatataccCATTATTGGCTTTAATTCCTTTCGTGATCTGATCTGAAGTTACTATTTTTGCTTTCGAATTCTTCCATACTAATACccaatttatattatttcgTTAAGagattttttatttttaaatctCAATCTTAATTTCGGTTATAGattttcataaatttaatattactAATTTGAATgtagttaataaatttgcaTCGTCGACATTTTGTTTACTGCAGAATATATGGGGCTTGCTTCTCAATGTAGGCTTTCAATATCGTGGGATTCTCTGGTAATTAGAACGAGAGTTTATGAAACATTATTATGTATAGACCCTTGCAAACACGCCTCCCACCTTTGTCTCTCCTGTGTCGACTACTCACCAACATACCTCCTTAAACATCATTAGTACCTTTCTATTCCTCATTTATATAAGGAATACCTTCCTATTCCTTTCATCTTCCCTTCCTATAAAAATTACTTCTACATTACACAATACTTTTTCTCCAAATTACCATCGTGATAAATATCTCTCCTATTTTAACAATCCTCTAAACTTCCTTTAAATTTCTTCTCATTCATGTTCAATTActctttcattaatatgTCCATTACTCTCCtaaatatacaaattaTAGATATCGCCTTATCATATTCTCAACAAATACTTCCcttgatattttcatataaaAATACTTTAGTTTCATCTTCTTATCTAACCCTAATATAATATCCTATACTACTCTActgaatatttcatcaccATGCCTTATCATTACGCCCTCtcattttatatatttaaaccAATTCTACTaccttttcaaattaaattcgtcttcttctaaCTATTGCTACTCTACTTTTTATAAACAATCAATAATCTATTCTAATTTCCTATCAATACTCCCTAATTCCACCTCAAATATATCACATCATGATACTCTGAAAAGTAAACAAAGAACACTTTACACTATTAGTATGGGGTGAACAGTTTGCACGCAGTTACAGGATATAGTCCCTAGCTGCTGTATTGCCGATATCAAACATATCAATGGGCTTCTCCGAATCCTTTTTATTGCGGTAAAAATAGGACATGGTTGGTTTCTGGTTGGGGATCGTGTACCCCATTGTAGC
The nucleotide sequence above comes from Debaryomyces hansenii CBS767 chromosome A complete sequence. Encoded proteins:
- a CDS encoding DEHA2D00132p (some similarities with CA1621|CaIFF6 Candida albicans) is translated as MKSSSIVRTLIALAGSVSGLTISEPTVQNGAINLGLRIGDDLDINSDAYLTIINAILSADVGVGSINNNGGFYFKYDGGIAAVSAAVATGDIGNEGTIVFSSETDSLATVLGLTTALGKFKNGADGKVYFDSQDGVASVYELVGVNGWENDGLIYMRQSDNLVGTALINSVNIGGLLSGSVLEATNDGSICLDSTAYTQLLSIQGDGCMTVMNGGSINSLLDIATGVISLDNDIYLADGNSNLQIGLGSLSVGIDGVIDIGTAPTYNLYGFGGGNELQILGLGAIDGLSNIPLLGPVLDLVLNLVSGLVGNVILGPDISYDSDTQILTVDMNVLPAVINAAKTLVPRLPSGITLLSSKYRLNGDYDSTKFEVQGTNIVYNGDVPSQSVPQACTACTSVTIPTIPTGTVTSSTTSSTSTGSDNGSSATGSSNSATPTGSDNGSSATGSSNIASPTGSDNGSSATGSSDSASPTGSDNGSSATGSSNIASPTGSDNGSSATGSSNIASPTGSDNGSSATGSSNIASPTGSDNGSSATGSSDSASPTGSDNGSSATGSSDSASPTGSDYGSSATGSSNIASPTGSDNGSSATGSSDSVSPTGSDYGSSATGSSNIASPTGSDNGSSATGSSDSASPTGSDNGSSATGSSDSVSPTGSDYGSSATGSSNIASPTGSNNGSSGSGSDNGSGGSDSDNGSGGSGSDNGSGGSGSDNGSGGSGSDNGSGATGSDNGSGGSGSDNGSSGSGSDNGSGGSGSDNGSSGSGSDNGSGGSGSDNGSSGSGSDNGSGGSGSDNGSGATGSDNGSGATGSDNGSGGSGSDNGSSGSGSDNGSGGSGSDKGSSGSGSDNGSGGSGSDNGSGATGSDNGSGGSGSDKGSSGSGSDNGSGGSGSDNRSGATGSDNGSSGSGSDNGSSASSSAEVPIASVNENGANKVELGALFIYPLLALIPFVI